The stretch of DNA TCCGGCCGCTCAGGACGTGGCCCGACCAGCGACATTTCCCCCTTGAGTACATTCCATAATTGGGGCAGTTCATCGAGGCGGGTCTTCCGCATGAACCGTCCCGCCGGCGTCACTCGGGGATCACCCTGCACGGCAAACTGGGCACCATTTTTCTCGGCGTCTGTGCGCATCGTGCGAAATTTATAGAGAGTAAACGGCTTGCCATAGCCATCTTCTTTCCGACGGTTATTCTCAGGATGACGTCGTTCAACACCTGGCGGAAGAACCGCTTGCCTTTGATTGCGGCGATCACGACGCCCCGACTTCCGCTGATTTAACCCCACGCGTGTCTGGCAGAAAATAATCGGCCCAGGTGAAGAGACTCGAACAAGGATGGCAGCCAGCACCATCAGCGGAGCGGTCGCAGCGATTAATACCAGTGCTCCCACAATGTCCATGACCCGCTTGGCCAGGCGCGTCCCTTCGCTGAGACACCTGGTACTTCGCCGGGTCTTTTCCAGCTTCAGTTGTGTCAACCATTGCGGAGGAATTGTCGAATCATCCGCCACGTACTGATCGTACAAATCCGCGAAATCGCTTCCCGCAAGATCATCCCGCTCTCTCGCCGACGGATTCGGCAGAGTGGTCGAGATCTGATCTTGAGGAGTCGCAATGGTGGAGTGTGGCTTCTCGAGAATTGTCGCGCTCATGGCATCGGCACCTGGCCTTGATTTCTCATCAAGGCACCTGCTGAAACAAGGGATTATCAGCCATTCGAATCCAGTGCGAATGGGCCAAAGCTCTCTGGCAGAGCCTGTGTTTTCGTATCGAGCTTACGTCGCATGATCGCCGCAGGAGGCAATCTCCTTACCGATCTCCAGAGGCTGGTTGTGGTTCTATGGCCACCTGGCGCGGTTGTACCAGCATGTAGCCATTTCGCCACATGCTGGTACAGCGTGGCCATCAGACCCGCCGGTGAAGCAATCATTGATTTCAAAAAAGCTGGAAAACCACCCGGCACAGCCGTTCGTTCAGCAATCGATACAAAATGTAAAGAATCGCGATAAGCAGCAGAATCATTTTTTTCACTACAATCCTTACAATCAAACCTGCATCACTCTTGCAGATTCCCCATAACTACAATGAGGACTCAGTGTTACAGCACGAGGCCTGTTTGTAGCGATTGCAGCGATTATAGCAGTGGTACGGCCTGTGCTGTCTGTAGTGGCATCGGGGCTGATAACGCCCTGTCTGTGTGACGAGCGTGTGATGGAGACCTGAGACCTCCTGAATCACGCCTTGAGATGCATGCCTTCCGCGTCTGTGGCAAGCGTGGAAGGCTTCCGGCCGCCAGGAGTCTGGGGCGGCACAACGGGCTTTCATCACTTTCGTGAACTGTAGTGAAGAGAGCACGTGCCCCAGACCCTGCGGCGTGCTGGAACCAACCGCCAGCCCGACATCGCATCATCACTCTGAGACCGATCACCGCCACAACTTCGATCACCGACGACCAGTCAGCCCATAACGAATCTTTGCAAGTCAGGTCTGCCTGACTTGCACCATACATCACTCACGACCTGCGGGCCGTGCTCTGCCCATGAACGAACTGAAGGATTGCGTTTTCCCCTATTTGCCACGAGAGGAATGGTTATGTTGAGGTCATTATTTCGAGATGAAAGCGGTTTTATTGTCAGTGCCGAACTGGTACTCATTGGCACGTTGGTTGTTCTGGGAATGATCACAGGTCTTGTCTGTCTTCGTTCGGCTGTTGTCGATGAACTCGCTTCGCTGGGAGCCGCATTCCGTGGCATGAACCAAACCTATTACACGCCGGCATTTTTTGGTTGCCGCAAGTGGTGGGGACGCACCAGTTTCACCGCGGGTTCGTTCTATAGTGATGGTCGCTATTTCACATCGTATCCACTAGCGACCGAGATCCAGGGTGGCTGGGGAACGAGCGATTTGGTGCCAGCCGCACCACCTGTGATCAACAGTGCTCCTGGCGATAGTAAGACAGTAACACCCGCGCCTTTGACACCTCAGGCCGAAGATTGCCCGCCACCCGCAGTCACACCTCCTTGCGACAGTTGTCCTCCTGAGGGCAACGTTCACGGCCCGGTGGCTCCGCAATTTCCTCAGTATGGGCCCGATGGTAAGCCGTTCATCCCCTTCGGACCATCACCACAAGTGTTACCACAGTTTTAATAGTGCTCGTTCAACCATCTATTGACGATTGAGAGTCGCTATCAGCTTGCAAAATACAGACAGGCCATGAGGAATACACCTCATGGCCTGTCTGTATTTTATGTGAGTGATGTTGAGCTTCGTAGGAAGCTATCTATCATTCTTTAATAGCGAACTTCACCACCGACCGTCAGTCCCTGCAGGAAGGCATCTGTAAATCGAGGGTTCAGTCTCAGATTTGTCTCGGGAGGGTTGGTCTGTGTGGTCGCGTTATAATCCACATTCATGTAAGGCCGACTGACCATGCCTGTCCACATCCCTTCCCAGCTGACGAAGATCGAGAAGTTCTGCGTGACATGAACCTTACCCGAGACTTGCAGATCGAGAATGGGACCGAAGGTTGTGTCTGTGACGGTCTGGCTGACAAGTCCTTCACCCTCAAGCACATTCTGATCGGACAATGTGGCTTTGTAAGAGTTCAAACCAATCAAAGCTTTAGGTTCCGCAGCCAGTGAGAATCGCTTGCCAACTAATTCGGCCCGCAAACCAATCTGTGGTCCGTAATAGTTGTTATTGACGCTGGAATCAATCGTCGTCGTGTAGGTCGTCGCTGCAGGATCCGAAGGGTCTTCACCCGCCGATGTATTCACACCGACCTGTGAAAATGTTTCCCGGAAATTCATGTAGCGAAAGCCGATCATCGGTCGCACTTGAAAGAAAGCATTTGGATCGGGGGCATCGACCACATAATTCGCTTCAGTCCCCCAGATGCCAGTTCGCAAAGTTGCCTGGTAGGAACGGTTGAAACTGAGCAGTGCGTTAGTGCCATCAACATCCAGTGGAATCAGCGGGAAGATCCCGTCCAAAGCACCCGTAGTGGACGGCAATTGCACGCCACCAACAATACTTGATGTATTGGTCTGCAAACTGAAGACACTGGTTTCCAATGTCCCTTCAAAAATTGGCAAGCCCCATGTCCCACGAATGCCGTTGTTATCTTTTAACGAAATCGTGTCCAGGTTCTGTACCACACCCTGACCAATGAGCGCACCAGTCACCAGATCAGTTGCTGGGACTAAAGCCCCAGGATTGTTGCGGAAGCCCGAAAGATCGGTACCCACCACCGTATTGCCGGGGTCTTCAACATCCCAGAGCAGATATTCGAGACGGAAGAATCCGTGCCGGAAGGTGTTCTTCAAGGCCTTCTCGATCGGCGAATCGGCATACAGCCAGCCACCGTCATCCGGATACTGGGTGTAAGTCGTATTCGGCATGTTTCCATCGATAAAGCCATTCCCCTGATAGCCATAAGCTGGTGGAAATGGTGCAGAGTACCCTTGCGGGCCATATCCGCTCTGATATCCGCCATGCGGGCCTTGAGGCATCATCCCCTGCCCATATTGACCCTGCCCTTGGGGGCCGGGACCAAATGATGGCTGGGCATACCCCCCAGAGCCGTAAACGCTGTCAGCCTGAGGAAACGATCCATCCTGCGCGAAAGCATTCGAGCTCAGCGCGAGTGGTAGCAGGCATAATGTGGTGAAAAGGTACCGCACCGGCATGTTCACCTTCCCAGGTCGAGTGTCCACAGTAGGGGCATCCTGCTGGCGACAAGACTATGTGTGCTCGACTGGACTCACCAGGGAGACCCTGGTCCCAAAGCACACGACAATTCCGAATGTGTCGTATGTATCGGTTGTAAGAGCCAATCGACTTGCCGCTTTCCCGTGCCGGTCTGTTAAAAAACTCCGGCAATACCGTCTATAGCGAATCTAACGGCGAAACATGCCTTTCCTGAATCGGCAAAATCTGCCATTCACCGCGGATGAGGCTGTTTTTGATAGCGCGCTCGCCATCTCACAGATACCAGGGAATCTCGAACCAGGCAGATGGATCAGGCGAAGTGGCGGGGTATATTCAATGATCATCAGCGAATGTCTGTCAGGCCATTGAGAGAGTTCTGCATGCCTTCCACCACAATTCTTACCTGTAGCAGCTGGAATTTTTGTCGACTCCGACACGGATTCCTGACTTTCACTCTCTTGATGAGCTCGGCTTTGACATCGATCACAGCTCTCGCAGATGAACTGAAAGTCGACGAAGTGCAGCGGTTGATTGATGCTTATACCCGCAAGCATCCCTCTGCCGTTGTCGCAGCCAAAATCATCCGGCCAGCCGGTGACCTCTTTGTGACTTCGGGAGAGTTTATTCCTGATGAAGTCGTTTCGCCTGACAAGTCCGGTACCGAAAGATCCGACACGCAAAAACCCAATGACAAACCAGCACGTTCCGCTGATGAACATTCCCTCTTTGCCCTGGCCTCGGTGACCAAGACTTTCACTGGGGTACTTCTGGCACTTCTTGCCGAAAAGCAGGTTCTCTCCCTCGGGGATCCTGCCGTCGATTATCTGCCGCAAGCCTGGAAGCTCCCGAGCGAACATCAGGCGGGTATCGAGCGAAAAATCTCACTATTGGAACTGGCCACACACTCATCCGGCCTTCCTGTCCAACCGCCAGATATTGTGAG from Planctopirus ephydatiae encodes:
- a CDS encoding sugar transferase, whose protein sequence is MSATILEKPHSTIATPQDQISTTLPNPSARERDDLAGSDFADLYDQYVADDSTIPPQWLTQLKLEKTRRSTRCLSEGTRLAKRVMDIVGALVLIAATAPLMVLAAILVRVSSPGPIIFCQTRVGLNQRKSGRRDRRNQRQAVLPPGVERRHPENNRRKEDGYGKPFTLYKFRTMRTDAEKNGAQFAVQGDPRVTPAGRFMRKTRLDELPQLWNVLKGEMSLVGPRPERPEFIEKLSAEIPNYINRLGLKPGLTGLAQVINGYDNDIESFRRKVNLDLLYLQNCSIWNDFKILLRTVRVVLTGSGAL
- a CDS encoding BBP7 family outer membrane beta-barrel protein; the protein is MDTRPGKVNMPVRYLFTTLCLLPLALSSNAFAQDGSFPQADSVYGSGGYAQPSFGPGPQGQGQYGQGMMPQGPHGGYQSGYGPQGYSAPFPPAYGYQGNGFIDGNMPNTTYTQYPDDGGWLYADSPIEKALKNTFRHGFFRLEYLLWDVEDPGNTVVGTDLSGFRNNPGALVPATDLVTGALIGQGVVQNLDTISLKDNNGIRGTWGLPIFEGTLETSVFSLQTNTSSIVGGVQLPSTTGALDGIFPLIPLDVDGTNALLSFNRSYQATLRTGIWGTEANYVVDAPDPNAFFQVRPMIGFRYMNFRETFSQVGVNTSAGEDPSDPAATTYTTTIDSSVNNNYYGPQIGLRAELVGKRFSLAAEPKALIGLNSYKATLSDQNVLEGEGLVSQTVTDTTFGPILDLQVSGKVHVTQNFSIFVSWEGMWTGMVSRPYMNVDYNATTQTNPPETNLRLNPRFTDAFLQGLTVGGEVRY